A segment of the Desulfurococcus mucosus DSM 2162 genome:
CCGCGTACTCGGCGACAGCGATCATCGCGAGGAGCACTGGGTTCCTATTATCGGAGACCCTGCCTATAATGGGCCATATGGCGGCACCAGTGATTGCAGGTATAGTGTTCACGACTAGACCATATACTACGGGATCGGTGAGCATGGATCTCAAGGCTAGAACATAGTTGCTGAAGAAGAACCTGACACCCGTAAACGACAGCACTGAGGCAAGGAAAAGAGGCCAAACCCTTCCCGCACCATCCACAACCTCCATGAGGCTTGCACCAGGATAAGTCACCTTCCCCGGGTAGGCTGCGTAGACAGCCAGATAGCTCGCTGATACCATGGCTGCAAGCACAGTCATACATGCTGTAAACGAGAGGCTTTCAGCCATGTATCCCCCTATTACTCCGCCTATAGCCCACCCTATGGAGCCCGCCACGGCAATCAAAGAGTATGAGGAGCCCGATGAACCCGTGTAGTGCAGCAGCCCCCCGTACACGTTAGGCGATGCCATGCTTGTCAACACGCCGTACATAAGGATAAGGTAGGGAAGCGATCTAACCCCGCCCATGCCGGCAATGATGAACGGTATGGATGACAACGCGCCGAGCACTATCATTCTCCTCCTGCCAAGCATATCGCCAAGCACGCCTCCTACAACGGAGAAGAAGCCGGGCAGGGTCTCCGATGCTACGAGGAGGCTCATGAACGCGTAGTCGGGTCCCACCTCTATGTAGACGGCGTTCCTTGAAACCACATAGTATGCGCCGCCAACGATCCCCAGCATCAGTGATGCAGCGTAAAACACCAGTAGCACCCTGTCCACCATTACCACCATGCTTCAACGCTAATGCTGAGACATTTAACGAAGCGGTTAAATCCTAAACGCTAAAAAGTTGAAGGTGCATCAATGTATTGATGAAGCGGTGGCATAAGGGTTGGGGAACTACACGGTTATCGCAGAGGATTTGAGGAAAACCTATAAGACCAGGGAGAGGAGAGGACTCCTCAAATCCACAGTGCAAGTCATTGAAGCACTTAAAGGAGTTAGCTTCAAGATTGCACGAGGAGAAGTGGTAGGCCTCCTGGGTCCCAATGGAGCCGGGAAGACGACCACCGTGAAGATCCTTGCCACACTACTCATACCGGATAGCGGGGACGCATGGATCAACGGGTACCATGTCGTGAAGAACGTAGACGATGTGAGACGGAGTATAGGCGTGTTGTTCAGTGTTGAGAAAGGGTTTTACGCTAAGCTAACCGGGAGGGAGAACCTCAGGTATTTTGCCGCACTATACGGGTTACACGGCTCCGAGGCCGATGCCCGTGTCGATGAATTACTTAGGCTACTTGAGTTGGAGAAGCTCGGTGCATCGGACAGGCTATTCGAGGAGTACAGCCTGGGGATGAAGGCTAGACTCGGGTTAGCGAGAGCCCTACTAAGGGACCCACCAGTGTTGATTCTCGACGAGCCCACGTTGGGCCTTGATCCTCCTTCAGCAAGAAAGATAAGGGGCCTTGTTAGGGAAATGGCCAGGAATGGTAAGACAATACTGTATACCACTCACAACATGTTTGAAGCCGAGATCGTGTGCGATAGGATACTCCTCATAGATAAGGGCAGGATAATTGCCGAGGGGACCCCGGGGGAGCTTAAGGATAAGATAGGGGGGAAGAGGACTATTATCGTGAAGGTGAGAGGCGATCCCTCACTGGTCTCAGCTGTACTCAGGGAACTCGGCTTCATGGATGCTGTAGCCGAGAGTAGCGAAGACGATGGTTTAACCCTGAAGCTACTGACCAGCTCACCTGAAGACGATGCAACCATGTTGCTGAGAGAGCTGGTCAGGAGAGGTATCGGGGTGAGTAGCCTCAGGATTGAGGAGCCTACCCTGGAGGATGTCTTCATGTATTTTACGGGGAGGGCTGAGCCTTGAGGGGCTTGTTGGAGGTGGTTAAAGCCGAGTACGTCTTCGTCTACGGCGATGTCCTCAGGAGGAAGAGTGCATTAGTGTCCTTTTTAGCATACCCCTACATGCTCTCAGCCTTCATACTTATAGTGGGTTATGGTGTTGGAGGACTTAACGCTTTCACTGAGAAAACCGGGGTAGACCCGGTTTTATTCTATGTCTCCGGGAGCTACATCATGCTCAGCGTTATGGCTGTCAGCGATGATCTCATGTGGCGCCCTGATTTCGATCACTGGATGGGTACGCTTCCATACGTGCTTCTCTCACCGGTTAGCAGGGCGTACAGGTACATTGCTATACCCTTGCCACGTTTAACGCTCGTGGTGCTGCTTGGTGCGACAAGCGTTATGCCCGTGTTCACGGTTCTCGAAGGGCTTGGAGGGATCCTAGCTGGGTTAATAGTTGTCTTAATTGGAGTGCTAGCCTCCCTTTCATTCATACCGGTGTCGATGCTGGTAATGGGACTACTATACAGGTCGACGGGGGAGAACTGGCGGGTGTTAAACATAGTGAGGCCCCTCCTAATGATACTCATCGGCGTGTATTATCCAAGGCAAATGATGCCCTGGATAGGTCGCTTAGTCACCTATCTGCTCCCGCCAAGCAACTCGGTGGAGGCTGCTCAGAGATTCCTTGCAACTCTCCAACTAGACACATACTCCTGGCTGCTCATCGGTCTCACAGTGGCTCTCTCCATCGTCTACCTACCGGTGGGGATTAAGGGTCTTGTTGCATGGGAGGGGAGGCTCCGCTTAACCGGGGTGAGAACCGAGTGATGGAGACAGCATACCATACTCTCTCAGCCTACTTCAAGGCTGAAATGGTGAGGGAACACGGGTTCTGGATCAGCCTGCTGGGGTTCACACTGTGGGGCTTCCTCTTCATAGGGCCGGTTGTATTGTTCTCGCCGAGCAGCATGCCCCGTTCACTTGTAGCCGGCTACGCGCTGGTCGCGATGACTGTGTTCTCATCGTACATGACTGCTACATGGGATTGGAGCGGGCATTTGAGGTGGATGCTTAGGAGCGGCGTGCTTGAACACGCTCTTGTAGCCGGTAGGAGTATATACGTATACTTCATGGGTTTGCTCCCGGTTAGCTTGATGTGGCTGATGATAGAGGTGGGTGAAATATACTTGTTGCTCACAGTGCTTTACGCGCAGCCGGGCTTCAACATAGCAGACCCCGTGCTACTGGTTGCATCACTAATCATGCTACTGGTGGTGCTCGTGGCTCACAGCTTGATAATAGGTGCATCGGTTCTAGCCTCTGGTACAAGTAGTATTGTGACGGAGTTAATATCCTGGCTCATCCCGATTGCGAGCGGTGGCATGACTCCCCTAGCCTCGATGCCTCCACAGGTGCAGACGCTGGCATTGATGACGCCTTACTCCTACCCGGCTGAACTACTCAGGTACTCCTTGCTCGGGGCCCCCATGGTGCTTCACACAGGGGACGTGTTGCTCTATGGATCACTCTACGCCTCACTATATCTCGCAGCAGCTGTTGCCTCCAATACTCTTGCATTGAGAAACATTAGGAGGCGGGGTGCGCCCTCCAT
Coding sequences within it:
- a CDS encoding ABC transporter ATP-binding protein; this translates as MGNYTVIAEDLRKTYKTRERRGLLKSTVQVIEALKGVSFKIARGEVVGLLGPNGAGKTTTVKILATLLIPDSGDAWINGYHVVKNVDDVRRSIGVLFSVEKGFYAKLTGRENLRYFAALYGLHGSEADARVDELLRLLELEKLGASDRLFEEYSLGMKARLGLARALLRDPPVLILDEPTLGLDPPSARKIRGLVREMARNGKTILYTTHNMFEAEIVCDRILLIDKGRIIAEGTPGELKDKIGGKRTIIVKVRGDPSLVSAVLRELGFMDAVAESSEDDGLTLKLLTSSPEDDATMLLRELVRRGIGVSSLRIEEPTLEDVFMYFTGRAEP
- a CDS encoding ABC transporter permease; this translates as MRGLLEVVKAEYVFVYGDVLRRKSALVSFLAYPYMLSAFILIVGYGVGGLNAFTEKTGVDPVLFYVSGSYIMLSVMAVSDDLMWRPDFDHWMGTLPYVLLSPVSRAYRYIAIPLPRLTLVVLLGATSVMPVFTVLEGLGGILAGLIVVLIGVLASLSFIPVSMLVMGLLYRSTGENWRVLNIVRPLLMILIGVYYPRQMMPWIGRLVTYLLPPSNSVEAAQRFLATLQLDTYSWLLIGLTVALSIVYLPVGIKGLVAWEGRLRLTGVRTE
- a CDS encoding MFS transporter, with amino-acid sequence MVVMVDRVLLVFYAASLMLGIVGGAYYVVSRNAVYIEVGPDYAFMSLLVASETLPGFFSVVGGVLGDMLGRRRMIVLGALSSIPFIIAGMGGVRSLPYLILMYGVLTSMASPNVYGGLLHYTGSSGSSYSLIAVAGSIGWAIGGVIGGYMAESLSFTACMTVLAAMVSASYLAVYAAYPGKVTYPGASLMEVVDGAGRVWPLFLASVLSFTGVRFFFSNYVLALRSMLTDPVVYGLVVNTIPAITGAAIWPIIGRVSDNRNPVLLAMIAVAEYAVLIAVFLNLGDPVVVSVLWAIPIYPLLEQGLVISISRKLPGRLQSLASGVFTTSLSVAGFAILLLGRVLADINAIGWYSISILAASLSLMLAGRLMGRL